A single window of Paenibacillus sp. FSL H8-0537 DNA harbors:
- the recG gene encoding ATP-dependent DNA helicase RecG: MTLEQYSVRQIKGVSAPKEQELHAFGVHTVADLLDYFPFRYEDYRVRALADVKDGDKATVQGVVRGMPVLQRYGKNKSRLTCKIEIDFLLVTAVWFNRHFLRDQLTPGRTIILTGKWEQHRQQMTVSESEFPEGAGSTKSGTLQPVYSVGGVITQPWMRKTIKQALQQYGPMIEEVLPFELMERHRLIARRDAVLHIHEPGDIREGLEARRRMVYEELFLFQLKLQAYRMLSRKRGDGIAHIIEAETIRQFASTLPFELTDGQKKVVNELLVDMRQPASMNRLLQGDVGSGKTVVAAIALYGAVKSGHQGALMVPTEILAEQHMRSLTKLFEGMDIEVGLLTGSMTERRRRDVFAGLQMGLIDIVVGTHALIQETVFFRSLGLVVVDEQHRFGVNQRSVLRRKGMNPDVLTMTATPIPRTLAITAFGDMDVSTIRERPHGRKPIKTYWVKHSMMDRVLGFIRREVGEGRQAYMICPLIEESEKLDVQNAIDQYMQVQQAFPDLKIGLLHGRLSAAEKEQVMSSFGTNELHVLVATTVVEVGVDVPNATLMIVMDAERFGLSQLHQLRGRVGRGAHQSYCVLVADPKSETGRERMKVMTETDDGFEVARRDLEIRGPGDFFGTKQSGLPEFRVADMAADFEVLEMARDDAAELCARDDFWDNPAYARIQAKLNRDQLFQGEQLD; the protein is encoded by the coding sequence ATGACGCTGGAGCAATATTCCGTCCGGCAAATTAAAGGCGTGAGCGCTCCGAAGGAGCAAGAGCTTCACGCCTTTGGCGTTCATACCGTTGCTGATTTGCTGGACTATTTTCCATTTCGTTATGAGGATTATCGCGTGCGCGCGCTAGCGGATGTCAAGGACGGAGACAAAGCTACCGTACAAGGGGTTGTGCGGGGCATGCCGGTGCTGCAGCGTTACGGGAAAAATAAATCGCGGCTCACTTGTAAAATTGAGATCGACTTTTTGCTCGTTACGGCGGTATGGTTTAACCGCCATTTTTTAAGGGATCAGCTGACGCCTGGCCGTACCATTATTTTGACAGGCAAGTGGGAGCAGCATCGCCAGCAGATGACCGTCTCGGAGTCCGAGTTTCCGGAAGGGGCTGGCTCTACCAAATCAGGGACGCTGCAGCCGGTGTATTCCGTCGGTGGGGTCATTACGCAGCCATGGATGCGCAAGACGATCAAGCAGGCTTTGCAGCAATATGGCCCGATGATCGAGGAAGTGCTGCCGTTTGAGCTTATGGAGCGGCACCGGCTCATTGCTCGCCGTGATGCAGTGCTGCACATTCACGAGCCCGGAGATATACGGGAGGGTCTCGAGGCACGGCGGCGGATGGTGTATGAGGAGCTGTTTCTATTTCAGCTGAAATTGCAGGCTTACCGAATGCTCAGCCGCAAGCGGGGTGATGGCATCGCCCATATCATTGAAGCGGAGACGATTCGGCAGTTCGCGTCTACGCTGCCGTTCGAGCTGACGGATGGGCAGAAGAAGGTCGTTAATGAACTATTGGTCGATATGCGGCAGCCTGCAAGCATGAATCGGCTGCTGCAAGGCGATGTCGGCTCGGGTAAAACGGTCGTTGCCGCCATTGCACTCTATGGTGCGGTAAAATCCGGCCATCAAGGCGCGCTAATGGTTCCGACGGAAATATTGGCGGAGCAGCATATGCGTTCCTTGACGAAGCTGTTCGAGGGCATGGACATTGAGGTGGGACTGCTGACGGGAAGCATGACGGAGCGTCGTCGCCGCGATGTATTTGCGGGGCTTCAGATGGGGCTGATCGACATTGTCGTTGGTACGCATGCGCTCATTCAGGAGACGGTCTTTTTCCGCAGTCTCGGTCTGGTTGTAGTGGACGAGCAGCATCGCTTTGGCGTTAATCAGCGCAGCGTTTTGCGGCGCAAAGGAATGAATCCCGATGTGCTGACGATGACGGCGACGCCGATTCCGCGAACGCTGGCCATTACGGCTTTCGGGGATATGGATGTATCGACAATTCGCGAGCGTCCGCATGGGCGCAAGCCGATCAAAACGTATTGGGTCAAGCATAGCATGATGGACCGGGTGCTTGGCTTTATTCGCCGCGAGGTAGGAGAGGGCAGACAGGCCTATATGATATGCCCGCTCATTGAGGAATCGGAGAAGCTGGATGTGCAAAATGCCATTGACCAGTATATGCAGGTGCAGCAAGCCTTTCCCGATCTGAAAATCGGCCTGCTGCATGGGCGCCTAAGCGCGGCGGAGAAAGAGCAGGTCATGAGCTCCTTCGGTACGAACGAGCTGCATGTACTCGTAGCTACGACCGTTGTTGAGGTAGGCGTCGATGTTCCGAATGCGACGCTGATGATCGTTATGGATGCGGAGCGGTTCGGCTTGTCACAGCTGCATCAGCTGCGGGGCCGGGTTGGCCGTGGCGCCCATCAATCCTATTGCGTGCTAGTCGCTGATCCCAAGTCGGAGACAGGGCGCGAGCGCATGAAGGTCATGACGGAAACAGATGACGGCTTTGAGGTGGCGCGCCGTGACCTCGAAATCCGGGGGCCGGGCGATTTTTTCGGAACGAAGCAGAGCGGTCTGCCAGAATTTCGTGTCGCGGACATGGCGGCGGACTTCGAAGTGCTGGAAATGGCGCGGGACGACGCGGCTGAACTGTGCGCCCGCGACGATTTTTGGGACAATCCGGCCTATGCAAGAATACAGGCGAAGCTGAATCGTGATCAACTTTTTCAAGGAGAACAGCTCGATTAG